Proteins co-encoded in one Listeria ivanovii subsp. ivanovii genomic window:
- a CDS encoding M42 family metallopeptidase, with the protein MSYEPNTNKTMQKIKQLTAIPSPTGNTGKIIEMIASELDTSNITYKLNNKGGLIVTLPGKDTTKHRMLTAHVDTLGAMVKEIKADGRLLLSLIGGYRFNAIEGEYCTIETSNGEFFSGTILMHQTSVHVYKDAGTAERNDKNMEVRLDARALDSNSVRALGIEVGDFVSFDPRTQIINDEYIKSRHLDDKASVAILLQLIHFINDNNLELPHTTHFLISNNEEIGYGGNSNIPEETVEYLAVDMGALGDGQTSDEYTVSICAKDGSGPYHLGLRKHLVELAKTNNIDYKLDIYPYYASDASAAINAGNDIIHGLIGPGVDASHACERTHRDSLYHTEKLVYAYLFSNILK; encoded by the coding sequence TTGAGTTACGAACCAAATACAAATAAAACAATGCAAAAAATCAAACAATTAACAGCTATCCCAAGCCCAACTGGAAATACAGGAAAAATTATCGAAATGATAGCAAGCGAGTTAGATACATCTAACATTACGTATAAATTAAATAATAAGGGTGGTTTGATCGTCACCCTTCCAGGTAAAGACACTACAAAACATCGAATGTTAACCGCTCATGTTGATACGCTTGGTGCAATGGTGAAAGAAATCAAAGCGGATGGTAGACTCCTTTTAAGTTTAATTGGCGGGTACCGTTTTAATGCTATTGAAGGTGAATATTGTACGATTGAAACAAGTAATGGAGAGTTCTTCAGCGGAACGATTTTGATGCATCAAACTTCTGTTCATGTTTATAAAGATGCAGGAACAGCGGAGCGTAATGATAAGAACATGGAAGTTCGCTTAGACGCGCGTGCTTTGGATTCGAATAGTGTTCGTGCACTTGGAATAGAAGTAGGTGATTTTGTTTCTTTTGATCCGCGCACACAAATTATTAACGATGAATATATTAAATCTCGCCATTTAGACGACAAAGCGAGTGTCGCCATTTTATTACAACTAATTCACTTTATTAATGATAATAATTTAGAATTACCACATACAACCCATTTTTTAATATCTAATAATGAAGAAATCGGTTATGGCGGAAACTCTAATATTCCAGAAGAAACAGTGGAATATTTGGCGGTAGATATGGGAGCGCTTGGAGACGGTCAAACGTCAGACGAATATACCGTATCCATTTGTGCAAAAGATGGTAGTGGTCCGTATCACTTAGGTCTAAGAAAACACTTAGTAGAACTTGCTAAAACGAATAATATTGATTATAAGTTGGATATATATCCGTATTATGCTTCTGATGCAAGTGCGGCTATAAATGCTGGAAATGATATTATTCATGGCTTAATTGGTCCTGGAGTTGATGCAAGTCACGCATGCGAACGCACACATCGTGATTCGCTTTATCATACAGAAAAGTTAGTCTACGCATATTTATTCTCGAATATATTAAAATAG
- a CDS encoding glutathione peroxidase, with amino-acid sequence MNVHDFSEKAMNGKDISLKDYKGKVLLIVNTASKCGLTPQLEGLEAMYKKLGGEHFEILGFPCNQFLRQDPGSDEAILEFCQMNYGVTFQMFSKIKVKGKDATPLYQYLTEQTGGKKVEWNFAKFLIDENGDVVERFPSKMKPEDFEDKVEALVASVK; translated from the coding sequence ATGAATGTTCACGATTTTTCTGAAAAAGCGATGAATGGCAAAGATATTTCGCTTAAAGATTATAAAGGAAAAGTGCTATTAATTGTCAACACTGCTAGTAAATGTGGTTTAACACCGCAGCTAGAAGGACTCGAAGCGATGTACAAAAAACTTGGTGGCGAACATTTTGAGATCCTTGGTTTTCCCTGTAATCAATTTTTGCGTCAAGACCCTGGCAGCGATGAAGCTATTTTGGAATTTTGCCAAATGAATTATGGTGTAACCTTCCAAATGTTTTCAAAAATAAAAGTAAAAGGGAAGGATGCTACTCCACTCTACCAATATTTAACAGAACAAACTGGTGGAAAGAAAGTGGAATGGAATTTTGCTAAATTTTTAATTGATGAAAACGGGGATGTGGTTGAACGTTTCCCTTCAAAAATGAAACCAGAAGATTTTGAGGATAAAGTTGAGGCACTGGTTGCAAGTGTAAAATAA
- a CDS encoding LytTR family DNA-binding domain-containing protein, with translation MRFRVKQDSSAVVGEVELYCHPNDVDKVTNIILNLEEKISVKKDAETYLLEPKVILYFEAVENKIFVYTEKEVYETNWKLYELEERFNESSFFRCSKSMILNIKWIEKVAPGFNGRFEARLWNNEKVIISRQYAKVLKQKLQIGGGNK, from the coding sequence ATGAGATTTCGAGTGAAGCAAGATAGTAGTGCTGTGGTTGGTGAAGTTGAGCTATATTGCCACCCAAATGATGTCGATAAAGTAACGAATATTATTTTAAATTTAGAAGAAAAAATCTCTGTAAAAAAAGACGCGGAAACCTATTTACTCGAACCAAAAGTTATTTTGTATTTTGAAGCTGTCGAAAATAAAATTTTTGTTTACACAGAAAAAGAGGTTTATGAAACTAATTGGAAATTGTATGAATTAGAGGAACGATTTAACGAGAGCTCTTTTTTTAGATGTTCCAAGTCAATGATTTTAAATATTAAATGGATTGAAAAAGTTGCTCCTGGATTTAATGGTAGGTTTGAAGCTCGCCTGTGGAACAATGAAAAAGTCATTATTTCTAGACAATATGCTAAAGTTTTAAAACAAAAATTGCAGATTGGAGGAGGAAATAAATGA
- a CDS encoding DUF3021 family protein encodes MRDKLIDYIQTFSVIFTASILTTTFSYISSGHGEDLSIRDIIAILIFSLVVIIFQQILFNQSIGGKRAFTFRIIIHFFFIEIAILGIGWMLNWYDSITGFLSIFVFVGITFFLMYLFFHMQDRKVSNEINQKLAEMREKETK; translated from the coding sequence ATGAGGGATAAACTAATTGACTACATTCAAACCTTTAGCGTCATTTTCACAGCTTCCATTTTAACTACAACCTTTTCATATATATCTTCTGGTCATGGAGAAGATCTCTCCATTCGAGACATTATTGCTATACTAATATTTAGTTTAGTTGTGATTATTTTTCAACAGATACTTTTTAATCAATCAATAGGGGGGAAACGAGCTTTTACTTTTCGGATAATCATTCATTTCTTTTTTATTGAAATAGCTATTTTAGGAATTGGTTGGATGCTTAATTGGTATGATTCAATCACAGGTTTTCTAAGCATTTTCGTATTTGTAGGCATCACATTTTTCCTCATGTATCTTTTTTTTCATATGCAAGATAGGAAAGTAAGTAATGAAATCAATCAAAAACTAGCAGAAATGCGAGAAAAGGAGACAAAATGA
- a CDS encoding ABC transporter ATP-binding protein, with protein MIKLVNVVKNYGKVAAVKGINLEVEKGELFAFLGENGAGKSTTISMICTESEPTSGEIFIDDEKLMFKTRTAFRQKLGVVFQNNVLDDLLTVKENLYNRASLYGKTKAEITERLKLVSSIMEIDDILDRRFEKLSGGQKRRAEIARAIMHDPEILLLDEPTTGLDPKTRVSVWKIIDYLREQLGMTVFLTTHYLEEARDADQLAVINKGKIIAQGTPADIRSRFSMDKIFFYEANVQELEPIIEKADLPFQLAKGNMRVDMTDKGVGILDLLNRTAGLYSSFEVIKGNLDDAFISMIKEESND; from the coding sequence ATGATAAAACTAGTCAATGTAGTTAAAAACTATGGAAAAGTGGCAGCGGTTAAAGGAATTAATTTAGAAGTCGAAAAAGGAGAATTATTTGCTTTTCTCGGTGAAAATGGTGCTGGAAAATCAACGACGATTAGTATGATTTGTACAGAAAGTGAACCGACATCTGGAGAGATTTTTATTGATGATGAAAAATTAATGTTTAAAACTAGAACGGCTTTTCGGCAAAAATTAGGTGTTGTCTTTCAGAATAATGTTTTGGATGACTTATTGACTGTCAAAGAAAATTTGTACAATCGGGCAAGCTTATATGGGAAGACTAAAGCAGAAATTACTGAACGCCTTAAACTGGTTTCTTCTATTATGGAGATTGATGATATACTAGACCGTCGCTTTGAGAAATTATCTGGTGGACAAAAACGTCGGGCGGAAATTGCTAGGGCGATTATGCATGATCCGGAAATTTTACTGTTGGATGAGCCGACAACTGGTCTTGATCCGAAAACTAGGGTGAGTGTTTGGAAGATCATTGATTATTTACGGGAGCAATTGGGGATGACGGTTTTCTTGACGACCCATTATTTAGAAGAAGCGAGAGATGCCGACCAATTGGCTGTTATTAACAAAGGGAAAATCATTGCACAAGGCACGCCAGCTGATATTAGAAGTCGCTTTTCTATGGATAAAATTTTCTTTTATGAGGCAAATGTGCAGGAACTTGAGCCGATAATTGAAAAAGCCGATTTACCATTTCAACTAGCGAAAGGAAATATGCGAGTAGATATGACGGATAAAGGAGTCGGAATTTTGGATCTATTAAATCGTACTGCTGGATTATACAGCTCTTTTGAGGTAATTAAAGGGAACTTGGATGATGCTTTTATCTCAATGATAAAGGAGGAATCCAATGATTAG
- a CDS encoding peptide chain release factor 3, with protein sequence MSQDLQKEVASRKTFAIISHPDAGKTTITEQLLLFGGVIRSAGTVKGKKSGKFATSDWMEIEKQRGISVTSSVMQFDYNGSRINILDTPGHSDFSEDTYRTLMAVDSAVMVIDAAKGIEAQTLKLFKVCRMRGIPIFTFINKMDRQGKMPLELLAELEEVLGIESYPMNWPIGMGKELAGLYDRYHRVIEQYRSEEEERFLPLGEDGDLKEPHAIQKSLYYDQALEEIMLLDEAGNDFSRERIISGEQTPVFFGSALTNFGVETFLRTFVDFAPSPSSHESNEGIIEADNPKFSGFIFKIQANMNPSHRDRIAFIRICSGEFERGMNVTLTRTGKSIKLANSTQFMADDRETVNRAVAGDIIGLYDTGNYQIGDTITNGSKKLEFEKLPQFTPELFMRVYAKNVMKQKHFHKGVEQLVQEGAIQLFKTWRTEEYIIGAVGQLQFEVFEHRMRGEYNSEIRMEPIGKKIARWVKEEDADEKLSTARSMLVKDRFDQPLFLFENEFAINWFNDKNPDIELTSLL encoded by the coding sequence ATGAGTCAAGATTTGCAAAAAGAAGTTGCTTCACGCAAAACGTTTGCGATTATTTCTCACCCGGATGCTGGGAAAACGACTATTACAGAGCAACTATTACTGTTTGGTGGCGTTATTCGTTCAGCTGGGACGGTAAAGGGAAAGAAATCTGGCAAGTTTGCGACAAGTGATTGGATGGAAATAGAAAAGCAACGTGGAATTTCGGTGACGAGTTCTGTGATGCAATTTGATTATAATGGTTCGAGAATTAATATTTTAGACACACCAGGGCACTCTGACTTCAGTGAAGATACGTACCGGACTTTAATGGCCGTGGATAGTGCAGTAATGGTCATTGATGCCGCAAAAGGTATTGAAGCACAAACGTTAAAACTATTCAAAGTTTGTCGGATGCGTGGAATTCCTATTTTTACGTTTATTAATAAAATGGACCGTCAAGGAAAAATGCCACTTGAATTACTTGCAGAGTTAGAAGAAGTTCTTGGAATTGAATCTTATCCAATGAACTGGCCAATCGGTATGGGGAAAGAGCTTGCTGGCCTTTATGACCGCTATCATCGGGTGATTGAGCAATATCGTTCAGAAGAAGAGGAACGTTTCTTGCCTCTTGGTGAAGACGGCGATTTGAAAGAACCGCACGCTATTCAGAAATCACTTTATTATGATCAAGCGTTGGAAGAGATTATGCTATTAGATGAAGCAGGTAACGATTTTAGCCGCGAACGAATTATTTCAGGAGAGCAAACGCCAGTATTTTTTGGAAGTGCGCTTACTAATTTCGGAGTAGAGACATTCTTACGGACTTTTGTTGATTTTGCTCCATCTCCATCAAGTCATGAATCGAATGAAGGTATTATTGAAGCAGATAATCCAAAGTTTTCTGGTTTTATCTTCAAAATCCAAGCAAATATGAATCCATCTCATCGTGATCGAATCGCTTTTATTCGGATTTGTTCTGGGGAATTTGAGCGTGGAATGAATGTGACGTTGACTCGAACTGGAAAAAGTATTAAGTTAGCTAATTCGACACAGTTTATGGCAGATGATCGGGAAACCGTTAATCGGGCAGTTGCTGGTGATATTATTGGCTTGTATGATACTGGGAATTATCAAATTGGTGATACGATTACTAATGGTAGCAAAAAATTAGAATTTGAAAAACTACCACAATTTACACCAGAATTGTTTATGCGTGTTTATGCGAAAAATGTGATGAAACAAAAGCATTTCCATAAAGGCGTAGAACAACTTGTTCAAGAAGGTGCCATACAATTGTTTAAAACTTGGCGTACGGAAGAATACATCATTGGAGCTGTCGGTCAGTTGCAATTTGAAGTATTCGAACATCGGATGCGCGGGGAGTATAATTCGGAAATTCGGATGGAGCCAATCGGGAAGAAAATCGCTCGTTGGGTAAAAGAAGAGGATGCGGATGAAAAACTTTCCACTGCTAGAAGTATGCTCGTGAAAGATCGCTTCGACCAGCCGCTATTCTTATTTGAGAATGAGTTTGCAATCAATTGGTTTAATGATAAAAATCCAGATATTGAATTAACTTCTTTACTATAA
- a CDS encoding MarR family winged helix-turn-helix transcriptional regulator yields MRREKTMDTIIRSIMIKSKRKMDAKVAQFGLTAQQARVLGFLNDNGANEIIQKDLQKIFQTRGASITSLIQGLEKKELITRKPSLRDGREKVVTLTKEGKQIVDEFNAFFPREDDKAKKFLSPEEYKTLIELLSKIDDNTD; encoded by the coding sequence ATGAGAAGAGAGAAAACAATGGATACGATTATTCGCTCGATAATGATTAAATCAAAGCGCAAAATGGATGCCAAAGTGGCTCAATTTGGATTAACAGCACAACAGGCTAGAGTACTTGGATTTTTAAATGATAACGGCGCGAATGAAATTATTCAAAAAGATCTTCAAAAAATCTTCCAAACACGAGGTGCGAGCATTACTAGTTTGATTCAAGGGTTGGAAAAAAAGGAGTTAATCACACGCAAACCGAGTCTTCGTGACGGCCGAGAAAAAGTTGTGACATTAACAAAAGAAGGGAAGCAGATTGTAGATGAATTTAATGCATTCTTTCCACGTGAAGATGATAAAGCAAAAAAATTTTTATCACCCGAGGAATATAAAACGCTAATCGAATTACTTAGTAAAATTGACGATAATACAGATTAA
- a CDS encoding MATE family efflux transporter: MKQTDEFYLTKASIPKAIAHLSIPMMLGMSVGVIYNIINAFFIGMLHDTSMLTAVTLGLPMFTILMAIGNMFGVGGGTYISRLLGKKENSQAKQVSAFVLYGSLALGIICASILGLMINPVTHFLGADAASFLHTRNYTLALLICSPFIIANFALEQVVRAEGASKISMNGMFISTIVNLIFDPLLILYFDFNVVGAAVSVGLASAFSLVYYAWYLEKKSAYLSIHFKWFRVTKGTISNVFKIGVSELLLSLFLIVTTLILNYYSISYGEGVVAGFGVALRVVQLPEFICMGLYMGIIPLLAYNYSAGNIARFEKAIRFTAISIGLIVLVISSLVFLFRFQVMHLFSESPSVIMLGVHIMVAMLISSLFSGFTGLFTSTFQAIGKAIPATIMSVSQGIIFIPVIMLGQYYFGLVGVIWSLTATEILTCIIGVTLFTIYNIKIASSTKAKDLAV, from the coding sequence ATGAAACAAACAGATGAATTTTATTTAACAAAAGCGAGCATTCCAAAAGCAATCGCACATTTATCAATCCCGATGATGCTTGGGATGTCGGTAGGTGTTATCTATAATATAATTAATGCCTTTTTTATCGGGATGCTGCACGACACATCCATGCTCACAGCGGTAACACTTGGACTTCCGATGTTTACGATTTTAATGGCAATCGGAAATATGTTTGGTGTAGGAGGGGGAACTTATATTTCTCGTTTACTTGGTAAAAAAGAAAATAGCCAGGCAAAACAGGTTTCCGCATTTGTACTCTATGGTAGTTTGGCGCTGGGGATAATTTGTGCAAGCATATTAGGATTAATGATTAATCCAGTAACTCACTTTCTGGGAGCAGATGCAGCAAGCTTTTTACACACTAGAAATTATACATTAGCACTATTAATTTGTAGTCCGTTTATTATTGCCAATTTTGCGTTAGAGCAAGTGGTTCGTGCGGAAGGTGCCTCGAAAATTTCGATGAATGGAATGTTTATTAGCACCATCGTTAATTTGATTTTTGATCCGCTGTTGATTTTATATTTTGATTTTAATGTGGTTGGAGCTGCAGTTTCGGTTGGTTTAGCTAGTGCCTTCTCGCTTGTTTATTATGCTTGGTACTTAGAGAAAAAAAGTGCTTATTTATCCATCCATTTTAAATGGTTTAGGGTCACTAAAGGGACAATTAGTAATGTGTTTAAAATTGGTGTTTCTGAACTGCTTTTATCATTATTCTTAATTGTAACTACCTTAATTTTAAACTATTATTCGATTAGTTACGGAGAAGGGGTTGTGGCTGGTTTTGGGGTAGCACTTCGCGTCGTACAATTACCTGAATTTATTTGTATGGGGCTTTATATGGGGATAATTCCGCTATTAGCTTACAATTATAGTGCAGGAAATATTGCTAGGTTTGAGAAAGCGATTCGTTTTACAGCAATAAGTATCGGTCTTATTGTCTTGGTTATTTCAAGTTTGGTGTTCTTGTTCCGTTTCCAAGTGATGCATTTATTTAGTGAAAGCCCAAGTGTGATCATGCTCGGTGTACACATTATGGTCGCAATGTTGATATCCTCTTTATTTAGCGGATTTACTGGTCTCTTTACGAGTACGTTTCAAGCAATTGGAAAAGCGATTCCGGCGACGATTATGTCCGTTTCGCAAGGAATTATTTTTATTCCGGTGATTATGTTAGGTCAGTATTATTTTGGCTTAGTTGGCGTTATTTGGTCATTAACTGCAACGGAAATCCTCACTTGTATTATCGGTGTGACGCTTTTCACAATTTACAATATAAAAATCGCTAGTAGTACAAAAGCAAAAGACTTAGCAGTTTAA
- a CDS encoding TerC family protein: MDTAMILEYGWVLLVLIGLEGILAADNAVVMAVMVKHLPDKQQKKALFYGLMGAFVFRFGALFLISFLANVWQVQALGAAYLLYIAISHIWKHAKGKDGEKEKKEKAGSGFWMTVLKVEIADIAFAIDSMLAAVALAITLPETGWGHIGGIDTGQFAIMFLGGLVGLIIIRFAATQFVKLLKSYPSLETAAFLIVGWVGVKLVIYTLAHPSLGVIPHSFPESTLWKIIFWGVMILIILWGWFVSYRSKKKAESIN; the protein is encoded by the coding sequence GTGGATACAGCAATGATTTTAGAATACGGTTGGGTGTTACTTGTCCTAATCGGTCTTGAAGGAATTCTTGCAGCAGACAATGCCGTAGTTATGGCAGTTATGGTCAAACACCTTCCAGACAAGCAACAGAAAAAAGCGTTATTTTATGGCCTTATGGGAGCTTTTGTCTTCCGTTTTGGTGCACTATTCCTGATTTCCTTTTTGGCAAACGTTTGGCAAGTTCAAGCGCTTGGTGCCGCATACTTACTATATATTGCAATTAGCCATATTTGGAAGCACGCAAAAGGTAAAGATGGAGAAAAAGAAAAGAAAGAAAAAGCAGGTTCTGGTTTTTGGATGACCGTTTTAAAAGTAGAAATTGCCGATATTGCTTTTGCGATTGATTCGATGCTTGCAGCTGTGGCACTTGCGATTACACTTCCAGAAACTGGTTGGGGTCACATCGGTGGTATCGATACTGGACAATTCGCGATTATGTTCTTAGGCGGATTAGTCGGATTGATTATTATTCGTTTTGCAGCAACACAATTTGTTAAATTACTGAAAAGTTATCCAAGTCTTGAAACAGCTGCCTTTTTAATTGTTGGTTGGGTAGGCGTGAAGTTAGTTATTTATACACTAGCTCATCCAAGTCTTGGCGTAATCCCGCATAGTTTCCCTGAATCCACACTTTGGAAAATCATTTTCTGGGGAGTAATGATTCTGATTATCTTGTGGGGATGGTTTGTATCCTATCGTAGTAAGAAAAAAGCAGAGTCAATTAATTAA
- a CDS encoding TerC family protein: protein MDISIWGEYALVFLVLVVLEGVLSADNAVVMAVIVKGLPHEKQRKALFYGLVGAFIFRFIALFLISFLVKIWEIQAIGAIYLLYLAIKHMWRLKKGKKEEVKEATNAKSTSFWGVVARVELTDIAFALDSMLAAAALVVTLPDLGNFDIGGMNGGQFIVMFLGGIAGLVVIRFAATQVVKLLERYPTLETAAFLIVGWVGVKMAVLTLAHPSVAIIPEDFPDSAVWKLTFWSVMIIIGLGGYIIARKKEKQNKRV from the coding sequence ATGGATATTTCTATTTGGGGAGAATATGCCTTAGTTTTCCTTGTATTAGTAGTTTTAGAAGGGGTTCTTTCAGCTGATAACGCCGTGGTTATGGCCGTAATTGTAAAAGGTTTGCCACATGAAAAGCAAAGAAAAGCCTTATTTTATGGGCTAGTTGGCGCCTTTATTTTCCGATTTATTGCTCTTTTTTTAATTTCATTTTTAGTGAAAATATGGGAAATCCAAGCAATTGGTGCCATTTATTTGTTATATTTAGCAATCAAACATATGTGGCGACTGAAAAAAGGCAAAAAAGAAGAAGTCAAAGAAGCTACGAATGCAAAATCAACTTCTTTTTGGGGTGTAGTGGCACGTGTAGAGCTGACAGATATTGCGTTTGCGCTTGATTCGATGTTAGCTGCAGCAGCACTAGTTGTGACATTGCCTGATTTAGGAAACTTTGATATTGGTGGCATGAATGGTGGACAATTCATCGTGATGTTCCTTGGGGGAATTGCGGGGCTTGTCGTTATACGTTTTGCAGCAACTCAAGTAGTCAAATTATTAGAACGCTATCCTACTCTTGAAACAGCTGCATTTTTGATTGTTGGTTGGGTCGGGGTGAAAATGGCAGTTTTAACACTAGCGCATCCTTCTGTCGCCATTATTCCAGAAGATTTTCCAGATTCAGCAGTTTGGAAGCTGACATTCTGGTCGGTTATGATAATAATAGGTTTGGGTGGTTATATCATTGCGAGAAAAAAAGAGAAACAAAACAAAAGAGTTTGA
- a CDS encoding TrkH family potassium uptake protein, translating into MARMTPVQVIIAYYFIAVTISTIVLSMPFTLQKGVKVSFIDTLFTAASSVSVTGLATVDVSQTYSTAGIWVLMAIFQIGGLGVMMISTFFYLILKRKIGLKQRQLIMTDTNQFTMSGMVRMLREILVLIFGIELVGALILGIYFIPLYPNIWDAMFQGLYNSVSLVTNAGVDITGKSLMPFANDYFVQFISILLIIAGAIGFPVLLETRRFLFEKNTLIPFRFSLFVKVTTLTYFVLLIIGGLFIWMFEANHFFSGKPWDFGFFNSMFLSATSRSAGLQTIDSGALSVSTLLLVSFLMFIGASPSSVGGGIRTTTFAITLLFIYSVVRGRKHVYIFGRELHQEDVRKSLAVTLVAGFLCISAIVILMQTESAALSAVIYEVFSAFGTSGLSVGLTPDLSTPGKLIIIILMFIGRVGIMYSMLSLRNKNQPKNAIRLPKEKIITG; encoded by the coding sequence TTGGCACGTATGACACCAGTACAAGTAATTATTGCGTATTATTTTATTGCGGTTACTATTTCGACGATTGTTCTTAGCATGCCGTTTACTTTGCAAAAAGGAGTAAAAGTGTCATTTATTGATACACTTTTCACGGCGGCGAGTTCGGTTAGCGTAACTGGGCTTGCAACAGTGGATGTCAGTCAAACGTATAGTACAGCTGGAATATGGGTCTTAATGGCGATTTTCCAAATTGGTGGACTTGGTGTTATGATGATCAGCACATTCTTTTATTTAATTTTAAAAAGAAAAATTGGCTTAAAACAAAGACAACTGATTATGACAGACACGAACCAATTTACAATGAGTGGGATGGTCCGGATGTTACGCGAAATCTTAGTCCTTATTTTTGGAATTGAGTTAGTTGGTGCGCTTATTTTGGGGATTTATTTTATCCCGCTGTATCCTAACATTTGGGATGCGATGTTCCAGGGACTTTATAACTCCGTGTCGCTTGTCACGAATGCAGGAGTCGACATTACTGGAAAATCTTTGATGCCATTTGCGAACGATTACTTTGTGCAATTTATTTCTATTTTATTAATTATTGCCGGTGCGATTGGATTTCCGGTTTTACTGGAAACGAGAAGGTTTTTATTTGAAAAAAATACACTTATTCCATTTCGCTTTTCTTTATTTGTAAAAGTAACAACACTGACCTACTTTGTACTCCTAATCATTGGTGGTTTGTTCATTTGGATGTTTGAAGCAAACCATTTCTTTAGTGGGAAGCCTTGGGATTTTGGTTTCTTTAATTCGATGTTTTTATCTGCAACTTCAAGGAGTGCAGGATTACAAACAATTGACAGTGGGGCGCTTTCCGTCTCGACACTTTTACTTGTGTCTTTCTTAATGTTTATTGGAGCCTCGCCAAGTTCTGTTGGTGGTGGGATACGAACAACCACTTTTGCGATAACACTTTTATTCATTTATTCGGTTGTTCGTGGACGAAAGCATGTCTATATTTTTGGCCGAGAATTGCATCAAGAAGATGTGAGAAAGTCACTCGCGGTAACGCTTGTTGCAGGTTTTCTTTGTATTTCAGCGATAGTTATTTTAATGCAAACGGAGTCAGCCGCGCTTAGTGCTGTTATATATGAAGTGTTTTCAGCATTTGGTACCAGTGGCTTGTCGGTTGGTTTAACACCAGATTTATCAACACCAGGCAAACTAATCATCATTATTTTAATGTTTATTGGACGAGTGGGAATTATGTATTCGATGCTTAGTCTAAGAAACAAAAATCAACCGAAAAATGCGATTCGCTTACCAAAAGAGAAAATCATTACTGGTTAA
- a CDS encoding DUF4064 domain-containing protein: protein MESRKPETIIGLIGSIIGIFVGFWIINYGDTVTDYIQTFTYLPGDFGNELANLGWITLIASVVALIASLLIKSAPRGWGVILVVIGVVLFFVIGTAWVISGILITLTGLMGIFRRPVPKSNY, encoded by the coding sequence ATGGAATCAAGAAAACCAGAAACCATTATCGGATTAATTGGCTCTATTATTGGTATTTTTGTTGGATTTTGGATTATTAATTACGGGGATACAGTAACAGATTATATTCAAACATTTACTTATTTACCTGGTGATTTTGGAAATGAATTAGCAAATCTTGGATGGATTACTTTAATCGCATCTGTGGTCGCGCTAATCGCTTCTCTGCTAATTAAATCTGCACCGCGTGGTTGGGGTGTGATCTTAGTAGTTATCGGTGTCGTATTATTCTTCGTCATTGGTACTGCTTGGGTTATCTCTGGCATTTTAATCACTTTAACTGGTTTAATGGGTATTTTCAGACGCCCAGTACCAAAATCAAATTATTAA